One segment of Desulfobacterales bacterium DNA contains the following:
- a CDS encoding ATP-dependent RecD-like DNA helicase produces the protein MLTDLAGQIERITFSNEDNGFTIAKVKVSGKPDLVTVVGALMAPVPGEVLEMKGEWMQHPKFGEQFKVAAYKSVVPASIFGIRKYLGSGLIKGLGPVMAERIVKRFGGKTLDIIEHNIGQLAEVDGIGNKRIAMIKAAWDEQREIRDVMVFLQSQGVSTGYATKIFRQYKNRSIAVVRENPYRLAGDISGIGFLIADRIAEKLGFSKDSELRAESGVLYVLDQLAEEGHVYYPHELLVQKSREMLQVEPGVVARAISSLAAGRKVVIEDLKRNTAEFAGNHPAVYLARYYVSETAVAGRIKGLLNTPKSIRKIDSAKAVSWVQQQLHITLARNQMAAVRSALDNKMMVITGGPGTGKTTITQAIIKIFARLHLQIALAAPTGRAAKRLSETTGREAKTIHRLLEFSFQKGGFQRSAENPLDCDLLIVDEASMIDTILMHHLLKSVPDDATVILVGDVNQLPSVGAGNVLNDIIASKCVPVVELNEIFRQERTSRIIVSAHQINSGIIPSMEPPDDRLESDFYFIQQEDPEKVLDIILTLVKERIPRNDRFKEFIKNPVDDIQVLTPMHKGVVGAGNLNARLQEALNPGEEGVLRGERTYRTGDKVMQVRNNYDKEVFNGDIGRIAGIYADVQEIIVIFDGREVVYDYAELDEIMLAYAVSVHKSQGSEYPAVVLPVLTQHYILLQRNLIYTAVTRGRNLVVMVGTPKALAMAVRNDKTQKRFTHLRSRLC, from the coding sequence ATGCTGACGGATCTTGCCGGCCAAATCGAAAGAATCACCTTCAGCAACGAAGACAATGGGTTTACCATCGCCAAGGTCAAGGTGAGCGGGAAGCCCGATCTGGTAACGGTTGTGGGCGCATTGATGGCGCCGGTTCCCGGTGAAGTCCTCGAGATGAAAGGCGAGTGGATGCAGCATCCCAAATTCGGCGAGCAGTTCAAGGTTGCTGCCTACAAAAGCGTTGTTCCGGCCAGTATTTTCGGCATCAGAAAATACCTGGGATCAGGTCTGATCAAGGGGCTTGGACCGGTCATGGCCGAACGCATCGTTAAAAGATTCGGCGGTAAAACCCTGGATATCATCGAGCATAATATCGGACAGCTGGCCGAGGTTGACGGCATTGGTAATAAACGCATTGCCATGATAAAGGCCGCCTGGGACGAGCAGCGTGAAATCCGCGACGTGATGGTATTTTTACAGTCCCAGGGCGTCAGCACCGGGTATGCCACCAAAATATTTAGGCAATACAAGAATCGTTCCATTGCCGTTGTGCGTGAAAATCCGTATCGCCTGGCCGGCGATATTTCCGGGATCGGATTTCTCATCGCCGATCGCATTGCCGAAAAACTCGGATTCAGCAAAGATTCCGAACTGCGGGCCGAATCCGGCGTACTCTATGTGCTGGACCAGCTGGCCGAAGAAGGCCACGTGTATTATCCCCATGAGCTGCTGGTGCAAAAAAGTCGCGAAATGCTCCAAGTCGAACCAGGGGTGGTTGCAAGGGCCATTTCCAGCCTGGCGGCCGGCCGCAAAGTTGTGATTGAGGACTTGAAACGGAACACAGCGGAGTTTGCCGGCAACCACCCGGCGGTTTACCTGGCCAGGTATTACGTCAGTGAAACCGCAGTCGCCGGCCGCATCAAAGGGCTGCTGAACACGCCCAAGTCGATCCGTAAAATCGATTCCGCCAAGGCCGTCTCCTGGGTTCAGCAACAGCTTCACATTACCCTGGCCCGGAATCAGATGGCGGCTGTCCGCAGCGCCCTCGATAACAAGATGATGGTCATCACCGGCGGTCCCGGCACCGGCAAGACCACCATCACCCAGGCGATCATCAAAATTTTCGCCCGGCTGCATCTGCAGATCGCCCTGGCAGCCCCCACCGGCCGGGCGGCCAAGCGCCTGAGTGAAACCACCGGGCGGGAGGCCAAAACCATTCACCGGCTACTGGAATTCAGCTTTCAGAAGGGCGGATTTCAGCGCAGCGCTGAAAATCCGCTGGATTGCGATCTTTTGATCGTGGACGAGGCCTCCATGATCGACACCATTTTGATGCACCATTTATTAAAATCGGTGCCGGACGATGCCACCGTGATTCTGGTGGGGGATGTCAATCAGCTGCCTTCCGTGGGGGCCGGGAATGTACTCAACGACATCATTGCTTCCAAGTGTGTGCCGGTTGTGGAATTAAATGAAATTTTCCGCCAGGAGCGAACCAGCCGGATCATTGTCTCTGCCCACCAGATCAACAGCGGGATTATCCCGTCGATGGAACCGCCCGATGATCGGTTGGAAAGCGATTTTTATTTTATCCAGCAGGAAGATCCGGAAAAGGTTTTGGATATTATCCTAACCCTGGTCAAAGAAAGGATCCCCCGCAACGACCGGTTTAAGGAATTTATCAAGAATCCCGTTGATGATATCCAGGTGTTGACGCCCATGCACAAGGGGGTGGTGGGGGCCGGAAACCTGAACGCCCGCCTGCAGGAAGCATTGAATCCGGGGGAGGAAGGGGTGCTGCGCGGAGAAAGAACCTATCGCACCGGCGATAAGGTGATGCAGGTACGCAACAATTATGACAAAGAGGTCTTTAACGGCGATATCGGCCGGATTGCCGGAATTTATGCCGATGTCCAGGAAATTATCGTAATATTTGACGGACGTGAAGTGGTCTATGACTATGCCGAACTGGATGAAATCATGCTGGCCTACGCCGTGTCGGTGCACAAATCCCAGGGGTCTGAATATCCGGCCGTGGTCTTGCCGGTCTTAACCCAGCACTATATCCTGCTGCAGCGCAACCTGATCTATACGGCCGTCACCAGGGGCCGCAACCTGGTGGTGATGGTGGGGACCCCCAAAGCACTGGCCATGGCGGTGCGCAACGACAAAACCCAGAAACGTTTTACCCATCTGAGGTCCCGGCTTTGCTGA
- the tsaA gene encoding tRNA (N6-threonylcarbamoyladenosine(37)-N6)-methyltransferase TrmO, with amino-acid sequence MTDSYKIFPVGFVRKKGQTTQIEIQKKFEAALLGLDGFSHIYVIYWFHENDTPRQRSVLQVHPRKDKRNPLTGVFATHSPIRPNLVALTTCRIVAIRENMIEIDRIDAIDGTPVIDIKSYNSKNEAAPPFRVPEWIRIGDEPC; translated from the coding sequence ATGACTGATTCTTATAAAATATTCCCTGTGGGTTTTGTCAGGAAAAAGGGTCAAACGACGCAGATTGAGATCCAAAAGAAATTTGAAGCGGCGCTTTTGGGGCTTGACGGCTTCTCGCATATTTATGTGATTTACTGGTTCCATGAAAACGACACCCCCCGGCAGCGCAGCGTTCTGCAGGTGCATCCCCGCAAAGACAAACGCAACCCCCTGACCGGTGTGTTTGCCACCCATTCTCCCATAAGGCCCAATCTGGTCGCCCTGACCACTTGTCGCATTGTGGCGATCAGGGAAAACATGATTGAGATTGACAGGATCGACGCCATTGACGGCACCCCGGTTATTGATATCAAGTCTTACAATTCCAAAAATGAGGCAGCCCCACCTTTTCGCGTCCCTGAATGGATCCGTATCGGGGATGAACCATGCTGA
- a CDS encoding Ldh family oxidoreductase, with amino-acid sequence MTTARIDPHKLIDFATAVYTGAGVPADDAALIADTLVQADLWGHQSHGVLRLGWYLDRLRNGVMKPVTRHEFVVDAGAIAVIDGHDGVGHVLTRQATHDAVRRAKAHGIGAVGLRNSNHFGTCMYYTLMGAREGCVTMLMSNGGPAMAPWGGRKKIIGTNPWSIAAPAGCYAPFVMDMANTGVARGKIYLARQKRQPIPLGWAINSAGEPTIDPQEAIDGIILPMAEHKGYAIAAAIDLLSGVLTGSGFLSAVHSPYKTAEKSNCGHFLLAINIEAFQPLAQFTDRMERFVREIKSVPPAKGFDEIFYPGEMEAHNDAGNRREGLALPDDTLADLRRIAGETGLEEKLPEPKVKSES; translated from the coding sequence ATGACGACTGCACGCATTGATCCCCATAAACTAATCGATTTTGCTACCGCCGTGTATACCGGTGCGGGGGTGCCGGCAGACGATGCCGCCCTGATTGCCGATACGCTGGTCCAGGCAGACCTTTGGGGACATCAGTCCCATGGCGTGTTGCGCCTTGGGTGGTATCTGGATCGGCTGCGCAACGGTGTCATGAAGCCCGTGACCCGGCACGAGTTTGTGGTGGATGCCGGCGCCATTGCCGTTATCGACGGCCATGACGGCGTCGGGCATGTATTGACCCGCCAGGCTACGCACGACGCTGTCCGGCGCGCCAAAGCCCACGGCATTGGCGCTGTCGGACTGCGCAACTCCAACCACTTCGGCACATGTATGTATTACACGCTCATGGGCGCCCGGGAGGGTTGCGTGACGATGCTGATGTCCAACGGCGGGCCCGCAATGGCGCCCTGGGGCGGGCGCAAGAAGATCATCGGCACCAATCCCTGGTCTATCGCCGCGCCGGCCGGCTGCTACGCGCCCTTCGTGATGGATATGGCCAACACGGGGGTTGCCCGCGGCAAGATTTATCTGGCCCGACAAAAACGCCAGCCCATCCCCCTGGGCTGGGCAATCAACTCAGCCGGAGAGCCCACCATCGATCCCCAGGAGGCCATCGACGGCATCATCCTGCCCATGGCCGAACACAAAGGCTACGCCATTGCAGCGGCCATCGACTTGTTGTCGGGAGTGCTGACCGGCAGCGGCTTCCTGTCTGCCGTGCACAGTCCTTACAAGACGGCTGAAAAAAGCAACTGCGGACACTTCCTGCTGGCCATCAACATCGAAGCCTTTCAGCCGCTGGCGCAATTCACCGATCGGATGGAACGGTTTGTCCGTGAGATCAAATCGGTCCCGCCGGCAAAGGGATTTGACGAAATATTCTATCCGGGTGAAATGGAAGCGCACAATGATGCCGGCAATCGCAGAGAGGGGTTGGCACTTCCGGACGACACCCTCGCCGACCTCAGGCGGATCGCCGGCGAAACCGGACTTGAAGAGAAGCTGCCTGAACCTAAGGTTAAATCTGAGTCGTAA